The Carassius auratus strain Wakin chromosome 27, ASM336829v1, whole genome shotgun sequence genome includes a region encoding these proteins:
- the LOC113045847 gene encoding F-box/LRR-repeat protein 7-like: MGANNGKQSGSEGKGSSSISSDLSSSTDQTSTKAPKNAATSEDSDLSMRTLSTPSPALILQPRSSPGVLNGSSTSSSTFGTETIAMVHTPPTSLTHPQRSLRQPRDQQGAPIDILPDHAFLQIFTHLPTNQLCRCARVCRRWYNLAWDPHLWRTIRLTGDVLHVDRALRVLTRRLCQDTPNVCLTLETVVVSGCRRLTDRGLYTVAQCCPELRRLEVASCYNVSNEAVFEVVSRCPNLEHLDVSGCSKVTCISLTRDVSFKLSPLHGQQISIRYLDMTDCFALEDEGLHTIAAHCTQLTHLYLRRCVRLTDEGLRFLVIYCPSVRELSVSDCRFISDFGLREIAKLEGRLRYLSIAHCGRITDVGVRYIAKYCNRLRYLNARGCEGLTDHGVEHLAKNCLKLKSLDIGKCPLVSDAGLEQLALNSFNLKRLSLKSCESITGRGLQVVAANCFDLQLLNVQDCDVPLEALRFVKRHCKCCVIEHTNPAFF, from the exons ACTCGGACCTTAGCATGCGAACACTGAGTACGCCAAGTCCGGCTCTGATTTTGCAGCCTCGTTCATCTCCAGGCGTGCTTAATGGCTCCTCCACGTCTTCCTCCACGTTCGGCACGGAAACCATCGCCATGGTCCACACGCCGCCCACTTCTCTCACCCATCCGCAAAGGAGTCTGCGACAGCCGAGGGACCAGCAGGGGGCGCCCATCGACATCCTTCCTGACCATGCTTTCCTGCAGATCTTCACCCATTTGCCCACCAACCAGCTGTGTCGGTGCGCCCGTGTTTGCCGCCGCTGGTACAACTTGGCCTGGGACCCGCACTTATGGAGGACTATTCGTTTGACTGGAGACGTGCTACATGTGGACCGTGCGCTTCGGGTTCTCACTCGCAGACTGTGCCAGGACACCCCCAATGTGTGTCTCACCCTGGAGACGGTGGTGGTCAGCGGCTGTCGGAGGTTAACCGATCGAGGACTGTACACGGTGGCACAGTGCTGCCCAGAACTGCGTCGCTTAGAGGTGGCCAGCTGTTACAACGTGTCCAATGAAGCCGTGTTTGAGGTGGTGTCACGCTGCCCCAACCTGGAACACTTGGATGTTTCAG GGTGCTCTAAGGTGACCTGCATCAGCCTGACAAGGGACGTGTCCTTTAAACTCTCCCCTCTTCATGGGCAGCAGATCTCCATCCGCTATCTTGACATGACTGACTGTTTTGCTCTGGAAGACGAAGGCCTGCACACCATTGCTGCCCACTGCACTCAGCTCACCCACCTCTACCTGCGGCGCTGTGTGCGCCTGACCGACGAGGGCCTGCGCTTCTTAGTCATCTACTGCCCGTCCGTGCGGGAGCTCAGCGTCAGCGACTGCCGCTTCATCAGTGACTTTGGCCTGCGGGAGATTGCCAAACTAGAGGGCCGCCTGCGCTACCTCAGCATAGCGCACTGCGGGCGCATCACAGACGTAGGCGTGCGCTACATAGCCAAATACTGCAACAGACTGCGTTACCTGAACGCTCGTGGCTGCGAGGGGCTGACAGACCACGGCGTCGAGCACCTTGCCAAGAACTGCCTCAAGCTCAAGTCCCTGGACATCGGGAAGTGCCCACTTGTATCGGACGCCGGCCTGGAGCAACTTGCACTAAACTCGTTCAACCTGAAGAGACTGAGTCTGAAGTCGTGCGAGAGCATCACGGGCCGCGGGCTGCAGGTGGTGGCAGCCAACTGCTTCGACCTTCAGCTGCTGAATGTACAGGACTGTGACGTGCCACTGGAGGCGCTGCGCTTTGTCAAGCGTCACTGTAAATGCTGCGTCATTGAACACACCAATCCAGCCTTTTTCTGA